In Chitinophaga nivalis, a single genomic region encodes these proteins:
- a CDS encoding ABC transporter substrate-binding protein, protein MKHIFILAALLMYFSACNPGQRAGDDAAITLTDVQGNKVLLNKPAEKIVCLFEPMLDAIYMLQVQHKLVGIPAETYSDKEAFVPFSLIDERIRDKRLAIPGSNETANLESILALKPDLVIAKHMSDGTIQSLKDMGIAVYLASSEKYDQVLKELEDVGLLTGAVERAHELVAYTKQQFDTMQLAAAAVPEKDKKKAYFTWANGRIYATTGRNSMMNDCLEFAGVWNACTAPVDQPNINAETLISWNPDMIVMWNDPADLFYNKQELSGIKAVKNKAIYNLMPMFFYNPHTLKSTIAATRIKGWATGQTEEAALQEVKKMIVTYYGPVIGNQLITLL, encoded by the coding sequence ATGAAGCATATATTTATTTTAGCAGCCTTGCTGATGTATTTCTCAGCCTGCAATCCCGGTCAGCGTGCGGGAGACGATGCCGCCATAACATTAACGGATGTACAAGGCAACAAAGTGCTTTTAAATAAACCTGCGGAGAAAATCGTGTGTTTGTTTGAGCCCATGCTGGATGCCATATATATGTTGCAGGTGCAACATAAGCTGGTCGGAATACCCGCAGAAACGTATTCTGATAAAGAAGCGTTTGTGCCTTTCAGCCTGATCGACGAGCGGATAAGAGATAAACGCCTGGCCATTCCCGGCAGCAACGAAACCGCCAACCTCGAAAGTATCCTGGCGCTTAAACCTGATCTGGTCATTGCCAAACACATGAGCGACGGTACTATTCAAAGCCTGAAAGACATGGGTATCGCCGTATACCTGGCTTCTTCGGAAAAGTATGACCAGGTATTAAAGGAGCTGGAAGATGTGGGGCTGCTTACCGGCGCGGTGGAAAGAGCCCATGAGCTGGTGGCCTATACGAAACAACAATTCGATACCATGCAGCTGGCTGCTGCGGCGGTACCGGAGAAGGATAAAAAGAAAGCCTACTTCACCTGGGCCAATGGTCGCATTTATGCGACCACGGGCCGAAACAGCATGATGAACGATTGCCTGGAATTTGCCGGCGTATGGAATGCCTGCACGGCCCCTGTGGACCAGCCGAACATCAATGCAGAAACGCTGATCAGCTGGAACCCGGATATGATCGTGATGTGGAATGATCCGGCTGATTTGTTCTATAATAAACAAGAACTCTCGGGTATAAAGGCCGTAAAAAACAAAGCCATCTATAACCTGATGCCGATGTTTTTTTATAATCCACATACCCTCAAATCAACCATCGCGGCAACGCGTATCAAAGGATGGGCAACAGGACAGACAGAAGAAGCGGCGTTGCAGGAAGTGAAAAAGATGATCGTAACCTATTACGGTCCGGTAATCGGTAACCAGTTAATCACCTTATTATGA
- a CDS encoding FecCD family ABC transporter permease, with product MPVILCSLFIGSSGQAEMGAALELAYKNMVGASLAVTEEESWTMIKNIIYNVRLPRVLMTFLVGAALSVSGSVLQGIFRNPLVDSYVLGISSGAAFGAALAMTFALIPVSLAAFAGGILAVLLSYLIARSGSGVNIVTIVLSGMVISGIFTAGLAIIQYISNPYKLQAIVQWTMGNLHAASWQELRRIYIPVILALVIVFIYRWRLNILSLGDEAAKASGVNPGLDKWILIGCATLLTAITVAAVGMIGFYGLFLPHIVRMMLGADNRKAIPASIFLGGTFLLVIDNFSRSLFAFEIPVGIFTMLLGGPFFIYLMRKNKLNWH from the coding sequence GTGCCGGTCATCTTATGTTCGCTTTTTATCGGCTCAAGCGGTCAGGCGGAGATGGGTGCGGCACTGGAGCTGGCATACAAAAACATGGTGGGGGCATCGCTTGCAGTAACGGAAGAGGAGAGCTGGACGATGATAAAGAATATCATCTATAACGTTCGGCTGCCACGGGTATTAATGACTTTTCTGGTGGGGGCAGCGTTGTCTGTTTCCGGTTCCGTGCTGCAGGGCATATTCCGTAATCCACTGGTCGATTCCTATGTACTGGGCATCTCTTCCGGGGCAGCATTCGGCGCTGCGCTGGCAATGACCTTCGCCCTGATTCCGGTGAGCCTGGCTGCTTTTGCAGGCGGGATACTGGCGGTACTACTGTCTTATCTGATTGCCCGGTCAGGATCAGGTGTCAACATCGTCACCATTGTATTATCCGGGATGGTGATTTCCGGCATTTTTACAGCAGGACTGGCCATTATCCAATACATCAGCAATCCCTACAAACTGCAGGCAATTGTGCAGTGGACAATGGGCAACCTGCATGCTGCTTCCTGGCAGGAATTAAGGCGTATATACATTCCCGTTATACTGGCGCTGGTGATTGTATTTATTTACCGGTGGCGCCTCAATATTTTATCGCTGGGAGATGAGGCCGCGAAAGCATCCGGTGTGAATCCCGGGCTGGACAAATGGATATTGATCGGCTGCGCCACCCTGCTGACAGCCATCACTGTGGCGGCGGTAGGGATGATTGGCTTTTACGGACTTTTCCTGCCACATATTGTGCGGATGATGCTGGGCGCGGATAACCGGAAAGCTATTCCCGCCAGTATATTCCTGGGTGGGACCTTTCTGCTGGTGATCGATAATTTTTCCCGTTCTCTTTTCGCTTTTGAAATACCGGTGGGCATCTTCACCATGCTGCTGGGGGGACCGTTTTTTATATACCTGATGCGTAAAAACAAATTAAACTGGCACTGA
- a CDS encoding TonB-dependent siderophore receptor: protein MLRKTMSLAALAFACLHVSAQEKETTDSLKVLMLDELTVTSKYYKKYNLNKISSDLRLQSPLIETPQNIQIISAEVLRDQVVTNLIESVARNVSGTMREELHNAVSPDIYSRGGYINAQRNGVDLRPLIKGPLGDDAAMIEAVEFVKGPSGFMTALSDPAGSYNIVTKKPTGKKQHTFKMMHGSFGLFRAESDMGGVLDNKGKWQYRFNLMGMTTNGFMKFDNSNRILIAPAVKYQASEKTSFTLEYIYQQMNYMLLSEAQMSPYGYGTLPRDFSITDPNIRPYRAYDHNIFFTVDHKLNDNWKLTTRISNINNEYNGSIFWVYGKNNNNPDILNRYHVYDGVGYNTFSAQAYVQGRFKTGTVGHAVMAGIDYNDKRNNTTDTWGTATTVYPLSITHPKYGEVTNNNGIGGSFDSENDITGEGNRTNGRLHYVSAYVMDEISLTDKLKVNAGLRMTQSNANFNQYGTKTDASDLVVTPRIGVNYMLQPTTSVYALYDHSYLPQAGVAHDKTPLKPLTGKSYEVGVKKDWHDGTWNTTLSVYQIYRKRTILRDPVSNDIYQTGENKSEGVELDVRGRVAKGLNIVVNYAFTESKITKDEKNPEMVGMATPNRIKHIQNTWLNYALPIAKLPGIAISTGYQYMAGRAERYTSTNPEALKDFFRLDAGISYTRKKYSLNLIVNNILDDHLYSTAWKRNDMYYWVQVAPRNFRCSLTVNL from the coding sequence ATGCTTAGGAAAACTATGTCCCTGGCGGCATTGGCCTTTGCTTGTCTGCACGTTTCTGCTCAGGAAAAAGAAACGACAGATTCGTTAAAGGTACTGATGCTGGATGAATTGACTGTGACCAGTAAATACTACAAGAAATATAATCTTAATAAGATATCTTCTGACTTGCGGCTGCAATCACCATTAATAGAAACACCGCAAAATATTCAGATTATCAGTGCGGAAGTTTTAAGAGACCAGGTAGTCACTAATCTGATAGAAAGTGTTGCGCGTAATGTGAGTGGTACCATGCGCGAAGAACTGCATAATGCGGTGTCGCCGGATATCTATTCCCGGGGAGGATACATCAATGCACAGCGCAATGGTGTAGACCTGAGACCATTGATTAAAGGTCCGCTGGGGGATGATGCTGCCATGATTGAAGCCGTGGAATTTGTAAAAGGCCCGTCAGGATTTATGACCGCACTTAGCGATCCTGCAGGTTCCTATAATATTGTCACTAAAAAACCTACCGGAAAAAAACAGCATACATTTAAAATGATGCATGGCAGTTTTGGGCTGTTCCGTGCTGAATCGGACATGGGGGGCGTATTGGATAACAAAGGGAAATGGCAGTACCGGTTCAATCTGATGGGAATGACTACCAACGGATTTATGAAATTCGATAATAGTAATCGCATATTGATTGCGCCAGCCGTGAAATACCAGGCCAGTGAAAAAACATCCTTCACCCTCGAGTATATTTATCAGCAGATGAATTATATGTTGCTGAGCGAGGCACAGATGTCACCATATGGCTATGGCACATTACCACGGGATTTCTCCATAACGGATCCCAATATCAGACCTTACAGGGCCTACGATCACAATATCTTCTTCACAGTGGATCATAAACTCAATGATAACTGGAAGCTGACTACCCGTATCAGTAATATCAACAATGAATATAACGGTAGTATATTCTGGGTGTATGGAAAAAATAACAATAACCCCGATATACTGAACCGGTACCATGTATATGATGGCGTAGGCTATAATACTTTTTCCGCACAGGCATATGTACAGGGCCGCTTTAAAACAGGTACCGTCGGTCATGCTGTGATGGCAGGAATAGATTATAATGATAAGCGCAACAACACCACCGATACCTGGGGTACCGCCACCACGGTTTATCCGCTGAGTATTACCCATCCGAAATATGGAGAGGTCACCAACAACAACGGCATAGGCGGGTCATTTGATTCAGAAAATGATATTACGGGAGAAGGTAACCGGACAAACGGCCGGCTGCATTATGTGTCTGCCTATGTGATGGACGAAATATCGTTAACGGATAAACTGAAAGTGAACGCAGGCCTCCGGATGACACAGTCCAACGCCAACTTTAATCAGTACGGCACTAAAACGGATGCCAGCGACCTGGTAGTCACTCCACGTATAGGTGTTAACTACATGTTGCAGCCCACAACAAGTGTATATGCCTTATATGATCATTCCTACCTGCCACAGGCAGGTGTAGCCCATGATAAAACACCCCTGAAACCACTGACAGGTAAAAGCTATGAAGTAGGGGTGAAGAAAGACTGGCACGACGGTACGTGGAATACCACCTTATCTGTTTACCAGATCTACCGGAAACGCACGATCCTGAGAGATCCTGTGTCCAACGACATTTATCAGACGGGAGAAAATAAATCAGAAGGGGTGGAGCTGGATGTCAGGGGCCGGGTAGCCAAAGGTCTGAACATCGTGGTCAATTACGCCTTCACCGAATCGAAAATTACCAAAGATGAGAAGAATCCGGAGATGGTAGGTATGGCAACACCCAACAGAATAAAACATATCCAGAACACCTGGCTGAATTATGCGCTGCCCATTGCCAAACTGCCTGGTATCGCTATTTCTACGGGATATCAATACATGGCCGGCCGGGCAGAACGTTATACCAGCACCAACCCGGAAGCACTGAAAGATTTCTTCCGCCTGGATGCAGGTATCTCCTATACAAGAAAAAAGTATAGTCTCAACCTGATCGTCAACAATATCCTGGATGATCATTTGTACAGCACTGCGTGGAAGCGAAACGACATGTATTATTGGGTACAGGTGGCGCCACGTAATTTCCGTTGCTCACTGACGGTTAACTTATAA
- a CDS encoding class I SAM-dependent methyltransferase encodes MMQEIAAYWDKQSAIWREEKQDAWTQPVTQQWLTYFKLLLPRLQGNRVLEVGTASGYFANILAQAGYEVTAVDISENMITEAKAVSAALNVPVNYQVMDAQQLAFPENRFDLVFTRLMTWTTPDVKTFYRECFKVLTPGGLLLNFDGDFGACRFSQEGHEKYPADIMEEANRIKSQLDISKHPRPAKDVAILQAAGFVEVSAAAREDEVLLQPEGTSDLFELKGYKPLH; translated from the coding sequence ATGATGCAGGAAATAGCAGCTTATTGGGATAAGCAAAGCGCCATCTGGCGGGAAGAAAAACAAGACGCATGGACCCAGCCGGTAACACAGCAGTGGCTGACTTACTTTAAACTGTTATTACCCCGGCTGCAAGGCAACAGGGTACTGGAAGTAGGCACCGCTTCCGGTTATTTCGCCAATATCCTGGCACAGGCAGGATATGAAGTCACCGCGGTAGATATTTCTGAAAATATGATCACCGAAGCAAAAGCAGTGTCCGCGGCGCTCAACGTGCCCGTCAACTATCAGGTGATGGACGCCCAGCAGCTGGCTTTTCCGGAGAACCGGTTCGACCTGGTATTCACCCGGCTCATGACCTGGACCACTCCTGATGTAAAAACTTTTTACAGGGAGTGTTTTAAGGTATTAACCCCTGGTGGTTTGTTATTGAACTTTGATGGTGACTTTGGCGCCTGCCGGTTTAGTCAGGAGGGACACGAAAAATACCCGGCAGACATTATGGAAGAGGCGAACCGGATCAAGAGCCAGCTGGATATTTCGAAGCATCCACGTCCTGCGAAGGATGTAGCCATACTGCAGGCGGCCGGGTTTGTGGAGGTGTCGGCAGCTGCCAGGGAAGATGAGGTATTGCTGCAACCGGAAGGAACGTCGGATCTGTTTGAACTCAAAGGATACAAGCCATTACATTGA
- a CDS encoding Y-family DNA polymerase, translating into MKRYMAVWFRHLAADRLALRYPGLRQQPFVLVARERGRVVIRAVSREAGRLGILPGTVLADVRAVYPDLLFYEEDPSQEKLLASLAVWCDRFTPITGVDGPDGLILDISGCTHLWGGEETYFENIVTRLQSGGYHVRAAIADTMAAAWAVARYGSTHPVIAQGGQAAVMRYLPPEALRLEPAVVDRLRKLGLTQIGLFMDMPPAVLRRRFGLQVQECLGKVLGHLPELLVPVQPPVPYLERLPCFDPIRTAPGIELAIRQLLAMICQRLQQEEKGLRKARLVCYRTDGQQQQIAIGTNSPVRNQEHLFRLFELKIETIEPDLGIELFVLEAPVVEGLTTQQERLWDLDTCGKKEAVTKLLDRLENRLGAAAIHRYLPEEHHWPERSIRQTTDIQEAAAVAWPEYPMRPVSLLGAPVRIEVSVPIPDYPPILFIHKGNIHKVVKADGPERIEREWWIEKGLQRDYYQVEDEAGGRYWLFRSGHYGEHKPEWFIHGYFA; encoded by the coding sequence ATGAAGCGTTACATGGCTGTATGGTTTCGCCATCTGGCGGCTGACCGGCTGGCACTGCGCTACCCGGGTCTGCGTCAACAGCCTTTTGTATTGGTTGCCCGGGAGCGGGGAAGGGTCGTCATCCGGGCGGTGAGCCGTGAGGCCGGTAGACTTGGCATACTGCCAGGTACCGTGCTGGCAGATGTAAGGGCGGTATATCCGGACCTGTTGTTTTATGAGGAAGATCCTTCGCAGGAGAAACTGCTGGCATCTCTCGCCGTATGGTGTGATCGTTTTACGCCTATCACCGGCGTAGATGGCCCCGACGGCCTGATACTCGACATCAGTGGTTGTACGCACCTGTGGGGAGGAGAAGAAACTTACTTCGAAAATATAGTTACCAGGCTACAGAGCGGCGGCTATCATGTACGGGCCGCTATTGCAGATACGATGGCGGCAGCCTGGGCAGTGGCCCGGTATGGGAGCACTCATCCGGTCATTGCACAGGGAGGCCAGGCAGCTGTCATGCGCTACCTGCCACCGGAAGCATTGCGGCTGGAGCCGGCTGTGGTAGACCGCCTGCGGAAATTAGGTCTTACGCAGATAGGGCTGTTTATGGATATGCCACCGGCTGTATTGCGGCGGCGATTCGGGCTGCAGGTACAGGAATGCCTTGGCAAAGTACTCGGCCATCTGCCGGAACTACTGGTGCCGGTACAACCACCGGTGCCTTACCTGGAGCGGCTTCCCTGCTTCGATCCGATACGAACGGCTCCCGGCATTGAGCTGGCCATCCGGCAACTGCTGGCAATGATTTGTCAGCGGCTCCAACAGGAAGAGAAAGGGCTGCGTAAAGCAAGGCTGGTATGTTACCGCACCGATGGCCAGCAGCAACAGATAGCCATCGGCACCAACAGTCCGGTACGTAACCAGGAACACCTGTTCCGGCTTTTCGAACTGAAAATAGAAACCATCGAACCCGATCTGGGTATCGAGCTGTTTGTATTGGAGGCGCCGGTCGTAGAAGGGTTGACGACACAACAGGAACGGCTATGGGACCTGGACACCTGCGGGAAAAAAGAGGCCGTGACTAAATTACTGGATCGGCTGGAAAACCGCCTTGGCGCCGCGGCCATTCATCGCTACCTGCCTGAAGAGCACCACTGGCCGGAACGTTCCATCAGACAAACCACAGACATCCAGGAAGCGGCGGCAGTGGCCTGGCCGGAATATCCCATGCGGCCGGTAAGCCTGTTGGGGGCACCGGTGCGCATCGAAGTGTCGGTACCCATTCCCGATTACCCGCCTATTCTTTTTATTCATAAAGGCAACATCCATAAGGTGGTGAAGGCCGACGGGCCGGAAAGGATAGAACGGGAATGGTGGATAGAGAAAGGATTACAAAGAGATTATTATCAGGTGGAAGATGAAGCAGGAGGCAGGTATTGGTTGTTTCGCTCCGGGCATTATGGCGAACATAAGCCGGAGTGGTTTATACACGGATACTTTGCGTGA
- a CDS encoding ABC transporter ATP-binding protein, giving the protein MELAIEIKQLNFSYGKQTILENVNAGFGTRRFSVLLGTNGSGKSTLFKSITGILSGYKGVVEVKGCPIDQLTYKQKARQIGFLPQFYQTVFPFTVEDMLLTGRAAFSGFAPTEKDRVMVAEVLAELGLEGLRKKRFPQLSGGEQQMVMIGRLLMQHPEIIILDEPTNHLDVYYQHFLMNKLKAFVADGRTVIAIMHNPTLAYQFADDFFFMLNKTVVPAANAAVPELDMLKAVYNTNFLHIPHDDLPIVLPVGDRYC; this is encoded by the coding sequence ATGGAATTAGCGATCGAAATAAAGCAGCTGAATTTTTCCTATGGTAAACAAACCATTCTGGAGAATGTGAATGCAGGGTTTGGCACGCGCCGGTTTTCGGTGCTGCTGGGCACCAATGGCAGTGGAAAATCCACCTTGTTTAAGTCTATCACGGGGATATTGTCTGGTTACAAGGGCGTCGTGGAGGTAAAGGGATGTCCGATAGATCAGCTTACTTATAAACAGAAAGCAAGGCAGATCGGTTTTTTGCCGCAGTTTTATCAGACCGTGTTTCCATTTACGGTGGAAGATATGCTGCTGACCGGCCGCGCGGCTTTCTCTGGCTTTGCTCCCACAGAAAAAGACCGGGTAATGGTAGCGGAGGTATTGGCAGAACTGGGACTGGAAGGGCTTCGGAAGAAGCGCTTCCCCCAGCTGTCGGGTGGAGAACAGCAGATGGTGATGATCGGCCGCTTACTCATGCAACACCCGGAAATTATTATCCTCGATGAACCTACGAATCATCTGGATGTATACTATCAGCACTTTTTAATGAATAAGCTCAAAGCATTTGTGGCAGATGGGCGCACGGTGATAGCCATCATGCACAATCCTACACTGGCTTATCAGTTTGCAGACGATTTCTTTTTTATGCTGAATAAAACCGTGGTACCGGCGGCCAATGCGGCTGTACCGGAACTGGATATGCTGAAAGCCGTGTACAACACGAATTTTCTGCATATCCCGCATGATGACCTGCCGATTGTATTGCCGGTGGGAGACCGTTATTGTTAG
- a CDS encoding ImuA family protein produces MKQSAARNEVIARLRGEILSSGGTVFSSYVNDHPDLGPLNKAFPGHCFPFRGTHEFISHTSETAAATLGFMAGLLSRIMKGPEMAVWVGAHRMLFPPALQTFCIVPDRIIFIDLVTEKEMLWVVEECLKCNALAAVVGEIPDVPPIALRRLQLAIEKSGVPCLLHRHRPRSVENTVCTTRWMISPMASLREAGLPGVGDPQWQVSLLKVRNGKPGNWPITWDGQQFQHGGSESTEQQNIYIKAG; encoded by the coding sequence ATGAAACAGTCAGCTGCAAGAAATGAGGTGATAGCCAGGCTGAGAGGAGAAATTCTTTCTTCCGGGGGGACTGTATTTTCATCCTATGTCAATGATCATCCTGACCTGGGCCCCCTAAATAAGGCGTTTCCAGGGCATTGTTTCCCTTTCCGGGGCACCCATGAGTTTATCAGTCATACGAGTGAAACGGCGGCTGCTACGCTGGGTTTCATGGCCGGTTTGTTGAGCCGTATCATGAAAGGTCCGGAGATGGCTGTTTGGGTGGGGGCGCACCGGATGCTGTTTCCACCGGCCCTGCAAACATTTTGTATTGTACCGGACAGGATCATTTTTATAGACCTGGTAACGGAGAAAGAAATGCTCTGGGTGGTGGAGGAGTGCCTGAAATGTAATGCCCTGGCAGCCGTGGTAGGAGAGATTCCGGATGTTCCTCCCATTGCATTACGACGCCTTCAACTGGCGATAGAAAAAAGCGGCGTACCCTGTCTGCTGCACCGGCATCGCCCGCGAAGCGTGGAAAATACCGTTTGTACTACCCGCTGGATGATTAGTCCCATGGCCAGTCTGCGGGAAGCAGGCTTGCCGGGTGTTGGTGATCCGCAATGGCAGGTATCCCTGCTGAAAGTCCGGAACGGAAAACCTGGCAACTGGCCGATAACATGGGATGGGCAACAGTTTCAGCATGGCGGTAGTGAAAGTACGGAACAACAAAATATTTATATCAAAGCAGGTTAG
- a CDS encoding XRE family transcriptional regulator, which produces MKEQNNFWAANLKFLRNRKKITQDDLAAALQFTRTKLKALETGATRNPLLEDLVLISDFFKIDMDTFVRLDLSRLGELHLRELEAGDMNYVTGKKMRILATTITPDNKEQVEMVAHSVQAGYTAGFADPDYISSLPVFHMPQLPADRKFRMFPVKGESMLPVPEGAYVIVEYIQDWSALKDGTPCVVITKNEGIVFKVVYNRMQQNGLLHLVSLNPLFKPYDLPVREVLEMWKYHSYWTNTDLSPQSDMDAILQALGKLDAKVDQLVNTHTPG; this is translated from the coding sequence ATGAAAGAACAAAATAATTTTTGGGCCGCTAACCTGAAATTTCTCCGCAACAGGAAAAAAATAACGCAGGATGATCTGGCGGCTGCCCTGCAATTTACCCGTACCAAACTAAAGGCATTGGAAACCGGCGCCACCCGTAATCCGCTGTTGGAAGACCTGGTGCTGATATCTGATTTTTTTAAGATTGATATGGATACTTTCGTGCGCCTCGACCTGTCGCGGCTCGGGGAATTGCATCTGCGCGAACTGGAAGCCGGGGATATGAATTATGTAACCGGGAAAAAGATGCGGATACTGGCCACTACGATTACACCGGATAATAAGGAACAAGTGGAAATGGTTGCTCACAGTGTTCAGGCCGGCTATACCGCAGGTTTTGCTGACCCTGATTATATTTCCAGCCTCCCGGTGTTTCATATGCCGCAACTCCCGGCAGACCGGAAGTTCAGGATGTTTCCCGTTAAAGGCGAATCCATGTTACCTGTTCCGGAAGGCGCCTATGTTATTGTAGAATATATACAGGACTGGTCTGCCCTGAAAGACGGTACGCCCTGTGTGGTGATCACCAAAAATGAAGGCATTGTATTTAAGGTGGTCTATAACCGTATGCAGCAGAACGGCTTACTACACCTGGTTTCACTGAACCCGTTATTCAAACCTTATGACCTTCCGGTAAGAGAAGTGCTGGAAATGTGGAAATACCATAGCTACTGGACGAATACCGATTTGTCGCCACAGTCAGACATGGACGCTATTTTACAGGCATTGGGAAAACTGGATGCAAAGGTGGACCAGCTGGTAAATACGCATACTCCGGGCTAA